The sequence below is a genomic window from Tenacibaculum tangerinum.
AAAGTCCTAACGAAACCTTTTTCCTTCTCTTTGATATTGATTTGATTGCCTGAGTAATCTTTAATTTTTCCAATTTTAAAGAAATACATAAATATAGCAGAAATAGCTACAGCAGAACCGATAATACCATACATGTGAAAGGATTGAAATTTAAACATCTCATAAATGCGATACCAAGAAACTGCTTCTGATTTTGATAAAACAATTCCGAAAACTATACCAATAATTAAAAATCTTAAATTCTTCATATTAGCCAAAAATTAAAGGAAACAATATCCAAGTCATCACCAAACCTCCTATAAAAAAACCGATTACTGCAATTAAAGAGGGTAACTGAAAGCTACTCAACCCTGTAATAGCATGTCCAGAAGTGCAGCCATCAGCATAACGTGTTCCAAAACCTATTAAAATTCCAGCAATTAGTAAAATTGCGAAACCTTTTAAGGTTTGCATATTTTCAATACTAAAAATTTCATTTGGTACGTATGTTTTTCCAGCGTCAGCAAAACCTAAATCGGCTAACTCATTAACCGTTATTGGGTTCAAATCAATTTCTGTTGTAACCGATAAATAGTTAA
It includes:
- a CDS encoding DUF6691 family protein, with product MKNLRFLIIGIVFGIVLSKSEAVSWYRIYEMFKFQSFHMYGIIGSAVAISAIFMYFFKIGKIKDYSGNQINIKEKEKGFVRTLAGGIIFGLGWALAGACPAPIFVLIGQGILPMIVVLLGALLGTFIYGLLSKKLPN
- a CDS encoding YeeE/YedE family protein, which produces MDFILQPWPWFVSGPLIAIILFLFFHFGKNFGVSANLETICTMAGAGKVSDYFKKDWKERDWAIVFLVGLTIGGYIAVNYLSVTTEIDLNPITVNELADLGFADAGKTYVPNEIFSIENMQTLKGFAILLIAGILIGFGTRYADGCTSGHAITGLSSFQLPSLIAVIGFFIGGLVMTWILFPLIFG